From Blattabacterium cuenoti, the proteins below share one genomic window:
- a CDS encoding pyridoxal phosphate-dependent aminotransferase, which yields MKNRLSHRLQNISYSQTLAMSSKARELKNRGYDVINLSLGEPDFYPPDFILSSAKKAIDQGFHYYTPVTGYLELREVICKKFYRDNGLKYSPSQIVVSTGGKQSIMNIFLSLLNKNDEVIIPAPYWVSYYQMVKLCEATPVIIPTTMEEDFKISPKKLEKYITHRTKLFIFSTPCNPTGSVYSYQELENLAKIFKKHPNVLIISDEIYEHIRYSVKHTSIASFPEIYHQVITINGLSKAFSMTGWRIGYIGAPEWVSKSCDKIQGQITSCANSIAQRAAIEALKVSPIKIEYMIKEFEKRRDLVLEMIKKIDGFHVNKPYGAFYVFPNISSFFGKKVDGKKIMNSDELSIFLLDKAKVATVSGSAFGDNECLRISYASKEDKIIEAFKRIKQVLN from the coding sequence ATGAAAAATAGATTATCCCACCGTTTACAAAATATATCTTATTCGCAAACTCTAGCTATGTCTAGTAAAGCTAGAGAATTAAAAAATAGAGGATATGACGTTATTAACCTAAGTTTAGGAGAACCTGATTTTTATCCTCCTGATTTTATTTTATCTTCTGCTAAAAAAGCTATAGATCAAGGTTTTCATTATTATACACCAGTAACAGGATATTTAGAACTTAGAGAGGTAATATGCAAGAAATTTTATCGTGACAATGGATTAAAATATTCACCATCACAAATTGTAGTTTCTACAGGAGGAAAACAATCTATTATGAATATTTTTTTATCTTTACTCAATAAAAATGATGAAGTTATTATCCCCGCTCCCTACTGGGTTAGTTATTATCAAATGGTTAAATTGTGTGAAGCTACTCCCGTTATCATCCCAACAACGATGGAAGAAGATTTTAAAATATCTCCAAAAAAATTGGAAAAATATATTACCCATCGAACAAAATTGTTTATTTTTAGTACCCCTTGTAATCCTACAGGAAGTGTTTATTCCTATCAAGAATTAGAAAATTTGGCAAAAATTTTCAAAAAACATCCAAATGTTCTAATTATTTCTGATGAAATATATGAACATATTCGTTATTCGGTTAAACATACTAGTATTGCTTCTTTTCCTGAAATTTATCATCAAGTTATTACCATCAATGGATTATCCAAAGCTTTCTCTATGACTGGATGGAGGATAGGTTATATTGGGGCTCCAGAATGGGTTTCTAAGTCTTGTGATAAAATACAAGGTCAAATAACTTCTTGTGCTAATTCCATAGCACAACGTGCAGCTATCGAGGCATTAAAAGTTTCACCAATAAAAATTGAATATATGATTAAAGAATTTGAAAAAAGAAGAGATTTAGTTTTAGAAATGATCAAAAAAATTGATGGATTTCACGTCAATAAACCATATGGAGCTTTCTATGTTTTTCCAAATATTTCTTCTTTTTTTGGAAAAAAAGTTGACGGAAAGAAAATTATGAATTCTGATGAACTTTCTATTTTTTTACTTGATAAAGCTAAAGTAGCTACTGTCAGTGGTAGTGCTTTTGGAGATAATGAATGTTTACGAATTTCTTATGCATCTAAAGAGGATAAAATAATAGAGGCTTTTAAAAGGATCAAACAAGTTTTGAATTAA
- a CDS encoding undecaprenyl-diphosphate phosphatase: protein MNYIQSILLGFIEGITEFLPISSTGHMIIAAYFMGIMEKEFTKLFLISVQVGAVCSVLFLYRKKFFLQKKDFYIKLVLACIPIVFVGFFFKNQINFFLEKKLIVAFSLIIGGFIIIQLENFYEKKIHKSNHITYLQAFNIGLFQCLSVIPGVSRSATIIAACMIQKINRNKAIEFSFFLSLPVIGMATCKKLFDHFFQLNYLSYKFYFLEFVKNIKYKDLFIIQQEIKLLMIGNIVSFITALLSIKFFVDYLKNNNFRLFGYYRIILGMIFVFIHYFIKPIGKL, encoded by the coding sequence ATGAATTATATTCAATCAATCCTACTAGGTTTTATTGAAGGTATTACAGAATTTTTACCAATTTCCTCTACAGGACATATGATAATTGCAGCTTACTTCATGGGAATTATGGAAAAAGAATTTACTAAATTATTCTTAATATCTGTTCAAGTTGGAGCAGTTTGTTCAGTTCTTTTTTTATATAGAAAAAAGTTCTTTCTTCAAAAGAAAGATTTTTATATAAAGCTAGTTTTAGCTTGTATACCTATAGTGTTTGTTGGTTTTTTTTTTAAAAATCAAATAAATTTTTTTTTGGAAAAAAAACTTATAGTGGCTTTTTCTCTTATTATAGGAGGTTTTATAATTATTCAACTGGAAAATTTTTATGAAAAAAAAATTCATAAAAGTAATCATATAACTTATTTACAAGCTTTTAATATTGGATTATTTCAATGTCTATCTGTCATTCCTGGAGTATCTAGGAGTGCTACTATTATAGCTGCGTGTATGATTCAAAAAATTAATAGGAATAAAGCTATTGAATTTTCTTTTTTTTTATCTTTACCTGTTATTGGAATGGCTACATGTAAAAAATTATTTGATCATTTTTTTCAATTAAATTATTTATCATATAAATTTTATTTTTTAGAATTTGTAAAAAATATAAAATACAAAGATCTTTTTATTATACAGCAGGAGATAAAATTATTAATGATTGGAAACATTGTTTCTTTTATTACAGCTCTTCTATCCATCAAATTTTTTGTGGATTATTTAAAAAATAATAATTTTAGATTATTTGGATATTATAGAATCATTTTAGGGATGATTTTTGTTTTTATCCATTATTTTATCAAACCTATTGGAAAACTTTAA
- a CDS encoding amidohydrolase family protein has product MNPKNIFIEKIKNKGGWVNSHAHLDRAYTLTKENFQYSYSSLKKKWYLVDEMKRLSTEDDIYVRMEKALESFLIQGTQAICTFIDVDEIIEDRALKAAKKLKKNYGHLIKLRFANQVLKGVLNKKSKYWFDKSIEFVDIIGGLPAKDYGREDEHIDILLKTAKKTGKLVHIHVDQFNTDDEKETEKLAKKTIDHGMEGKVVAIHCISIASHDRKYRYEIYELMKKANLMVISCPIAWIDHIRSERLTPSHNSITPVDEMLPEGIIVAFGTDNICDIYKPFSDGNLWIELRVMLEACHYYNIDNLVKIATENGLKVLGLTPS; this is encoded by the coding sequence ATGAATCCTAAAAATATTTTTATTGAAAAAATAAAAAATAAAGGGGGATGGGTAAATTCCCATGCTCACTTAGACCGAGCTTATACTCTTACGAAAGAAAATTTTCAATATTCTTATTCTTCCTTGAAGAAAAAATGGTATTTAGTAGATGAAATGAAACGTCTATCTACAGAGGATGATATTTATGTTCGTATGGAAAAAGCTTTAGAATCCTTTTTAATACAAGGAACACAAGCTATATGCACTTTTATTGATGTGGATGAAATTATTGAAGATAGAGCATTAAAAGCAGCTAAAAAATTGAAAAAAAATTATGGTCATTTGATAAAACTTCGTTTTGCTAATCAAGTACTTAAAGGAGTTTTGAATAAAAAATCAAAATATTGGTTCGATAAATCTATAGAATTCGTAGATATTATAGGGGGTTTGCCCGCTAAAGATTATGGAAGAGAAGATGAACATATAGATATTTTATTAAAAACAGCAAAAAAAACAGGAAAATTAGTACATATACATGTAGATCAATTTAATACAGATGATGAAAAAGAAACAGAAAAACTAGCAAAAAAAACTATCGATCATGGGATGGAAGGGAAGGTAGTAGCAATACATTGTATATCTATAGCCTCTCATGATAGAAAATATCGTTATGAAATCTATGAATTAATGAAAAAAGCTAATTTAATGGTAATATCTTGTCCTATTGCATGGATTGATCATATTAGAAGTGAACGTTTAACACCTAGTCACAATTCTATTACTCCAGTAGATGAAATGCTACCAGAAGGAATTATTGTTGCTTTTGGAACAGATAATATATGTGATATATACAAACCTTTTTCTGATGGAAATTTATGGATAGAATTACGTGTCATGTTAGAAGCTTGTCATTATTATAATATTGACAATCTTGTTAAGATTGCAACGGAAAATGGTTTGAAAGTATTAGGTTTAACTCCTTCTTAA
- a CDS encoding diphosphomevalonate/mevalonate 3,5-bisphosphate decarboxylase family protein, with protein MLEFFHRISFYCSYLKNFNFVIETINTFPHSSGLASSASSMSSLALCIMEIEKKLVPSLNEDFFFKKASFLARLGSGSACRSIYPGLVVWGFHKSISGSNNFYSIPYPYKVHPIFTQMEDTILVIDDKPKKLLSSKGHKLMNNHPYARDRYKSANKNMDKMISILKTGDIRSFGELIEHEALTLHAMTMTSSPYFFWMKPNTLHVIYKIFEFRHQSKINIFFTLDAGANVHLIYPIQERGPILKWIDNDLFFCKKIIKSFCK; from the coding sequence ATTTTAGAATTTTTTCATAGAATTTCATTTTATTGTTCTTATTTAAAAAATTTCAATTTCGTAATAGAAACAATCAATACTTTTCCACATAGTAGTGGATTAGCTTCATCAGCTTCCTCTATGAGTTCCTTAGCTTTATGCATTATGGAAATAGAAAAAAAATTGGTTCCATCTTTAAATGAAGACTTTTTTTTTAAAAAAGCTTCATTCTTAGCTAGATTAGGTTCCGGAAGTGCATGCCGATCTATATATCCTGGACTTGTAGTTTGGGGTTTTCATAAATCTATAAGTGGAAGCAATAACTTCTATTCTATACCTTATCCCTATAAGGTCCATCCTATTTTTACACAAATGGAAGATACTATACTAGTAATAGATGACAAACCTAAAAAACTTTTGAGCTCAAAAGGACATAAATTAATGAATAATCATCCTTATGCTAGGGATAGATATAAAAGTGCTAATAAAAATATGGATAAAATGATATCCATATTGAAAACCGGAGATATACGAAGTTTTGGAGAATTAATAGAACATGAGGCTTTGACTCTTCATGCAATGACTATGACTTCTTCTCCTTATTTTTTTTGGATGAAACCTAATACACTTCATGTTATTTATAAGATATTTGAGTTTAGGCATCAAAGCAAAATAAATATTTTTTTTACATTAGATGCAGGAGCAAACGTTCACCTTATATATCCAATTCAAGAAAGAGGACCTATTCTAAAATGGATAGATAATGACCTTTTTTTTTGCAAAAAAATCATCAAAAGTTTTTGTAAATAA
- the trmD gene encoding tRNA (guanosine(37)-N1)-methyltransferase TrmD: MRIDIISVIPEIFHGPFSNSLIKRAVNKRILNIHIHDLRKYGLGKRKNVDDYPYGGGSGMVIRIEPVYNCFDKLLSERNYDEKIFLTPDGKIFSQENAKQLTKKKNIIILCGRYKGIDQRIRDNLISKEISIGPYILSGGEIAAAVVVESIARLLPGVIHNHDSIKYDTFHKGVNFYAPPIYTRPEIYKGWTVPPILLSGNHRKIKEWIDEKSNKKKLDF; this comes from the coding sequence ATGCGTATAGATATCATTAGCGTAATTCCAGAAATTTTTCATGGTCCATTTTCAAATTCTCTTATTAAAAGAGCAGTGAATAAAAGAATCTTAAATATACATATTCATGATTTACGAAAATATGGCTTAGGAAAACGTAAGAATGTAGATGATTATCCTTATGGTGGTGGATCAGGAATGGTTATTCGAATAGAACCTGTTTATAATTGTTTTGATAAATTATTATCAGAAAGGAATTATGATGAAAAAATTTTTCTGACTCCTGATGGAAAAATTTTTTCACAAGAAAATGCAAAACAATTAACTAAAAAAAAAAATATTATTATTTTATGTGGACGTTACAAAGGAATTGATCAAAGAATAAGAGATAATTTAATCTCCAAAGAAATATCTATTGGTCCTTATATCCTTTCTGGAGGAGAAATAGCAGCAGCTGTAGTAGTAGAATCGATAGCAAGATTATTACCTGGAGTCATACATAATCATGATTCCATAAAATATGATACCTTTCATAAAGGAGTTAACTTCTATGCTCCTCCTATTTATACTCGTCCAGAAATTTATAAAGGATGGACCGTTCCACCAATTCTTTTGTCTGGTAATCATCGAAAAATAAAAGAATGGATTGATGAAAAATCAAACAAAAAGAAATTAGATTTTTAA
- the der gene encoding ribosome biogenesis GTPase Der, whose translation MSSPLVSIVGRPNVGKSTLFNRFVGRRKAIVHVDSGVTRDRIYGYSEWNGFHFYVIDTGGYNPYSKNILDREITKQIFISITEADVILFMVEIKIGGSIDTDIKISQLLRKSNKYILLVVNKIDQEKNLFSHTDFFRLGFKDYYLISAINGSGTGELLDKLINLLKKVEKRNEDNEIRKDIPRFSVIGRPNVGKSTFVNSFLDKNHHIVTDISGTTRDSLEVFYNKKKEYKCILVDTPGVRRRSKISKSIEFYSSLRTIKSIEYTDICFLMVDAICGWEAQDRKIFRLAEKNQKGILILINKWDLLLNSTKNHSSIQKNYEILIRKKIAPFNNVPIFFISAKNNKWIENILSIAFHIFEKRRSRLKTNLLNKIMLPIFQKYVPSPKTTIKYCIQLPTPTPKFIFFSNSPQSIKESYKRFVEKEIRNHFDFKGVPIQIFFRKK comes from the coding sequence ATGAGTAGCCCCTTAGTATCTATCGTAGGACGTCCAAATGTAGGAAAATCTACATTATTTAATCGTTTCGTAGGACGAAGGAAAGCTATAGTTCATGTTGATAGTGGAGTGACAAGAGATCGTATTTATGGATATTCTGAATGGAATGGATTTCATTTTTATGTAATAGATACAGGGGGGTACAATCCATATAGTAAGAATATTCTTGATCGAGAGATCACTAAACAAATTTTTATATCCATAACAGAAGCTGATGTGATTTTATTTATGGTAGAAATAAAAATAGGAGGGAGCATAGATACAGATATTAAAATCTCTCAATTACTTAGAAAAAGTAATAAATATATTTTATTAGTTGTCAATAAAATTGATCAAGAAAAAAATCTTTTTTCTCATACAGATTTTTTTCGTTTAGGATTTAAAGATTATTATTTAATATCAGCTATCAATGGAAGTGGAACAGGGGAATTGTTAGATAAGTTAATAAACTTACTAAAAAAAGTAGAAAAAAGAAATGAAGATAATGAAATAAGAAAAGATATTCCACGTTTTTCTGTGATAGGACGTCCGAATGTAGGAAAATCTACATTTGTTAATTCTTTCTTAGATAAGAATCACCATATTGTAACAGATATTTCTGGTACGACTAGAGATAGCTTAGAAGTTTTTTATAACAAAAAAAAAGAATATAAATGTATCTTAGTTGATACTCCTGGAGTTAGAAGAAGATCTAAAATAAGTAAAAGTATTGAATTTTATTCGAGTCTAAGAACTATTAAAAGTATAGAATATACAGATATATGTTTTTTAATGGTAGATGCTATTTGCGGATGGGAAGCACAAGATAGAAAAATTTTTAGATTAGCCGAAAAAAATCAAAAAGGGATACTTATTCTTATTAATAAATGGGATCTTTTGTTAAATTCCACTAAGAATCATTCTTCTATACAAAAAAATTACGAAATTTTAATTCGTAAAAAAATAGCTCCATTTAATAATGTTCCCATATTTTTCATATCTGCTAAAAATAACAAGTGGATAGAAAATATTTTATCCATAGCTTTTCACATTTTTGAAAAACGTAGAAGTAGATTAAAAACTAATTTATTAAATAAAATTATGTTACCAATATTTCAGAAATATGTTCCTTCTCCTAAAACAACCATTAAATATTGCATTCAGCTACCTACACCTACTCCAAAATTTATCTTTTTTTCTAATTCACCTCAGTCTATTAAAGAATCTTATAAAAGATTTGTTGAAAAAGAAATACGTAATCACTTTGATTTTAAAGGGGTCCCCATACAAATTTTTTTTCGAAAAAAATAA
- a CDS encoding dicarboxylate/amino acid:cation symporter, translating to MSIGMRVKKEKVLLIALLSVFAYIFIHLLKSFFGIDKWTLCTLRCFVISIFVFYAILKKDLTTWILLSIMIGIEFGLDLPKIAIELRFLSKIFLRMIKTIIAPILFSTLVVGIASHSNIKQLGNMGWKSLLYFEIVTTLALFIGLIAINVSQAGVGITIPSSIDEQQLPKVESKTWQDTVLHVFPENFIKSIYHGEVLPIVVFSVLFGISMVFLSEKKRSPILLFAESLSEIMFKFTKIIMYFAPIGVGSAIAYTVGHMGLDILYNLFQLLFTLYIALLLFLMIVLFPILLWIKIPLRGFVKALTEPVSLAFATTSSESALPLLMENLEKLGVPRKIVSFVIPTGYSFNLDGTTLYLSLATVFVAQASGIPLSFSQQIFIGLTLILTSKGVAGVPRASLVILLATVTSFGLPTWPILAIIGIDELMDMARTTVNVIGNGLASCVIARSEGEFNDNKMLDYIKKNNNVN from the coding sequence ATGAGTATTGGGATGAGAGTAAAAAAAGAAAAAGTTTTGCTGATAGCACTTTTAAGTGTTTTCGCTTATATTTTTATTCATTTATTAAAATCATTTTTTGGCATTGATAAATGGACTCTTTGTACATTAAGATGTTTCGTTATATCTATTTTCGTTTTTTATGCTATTCTAAAAAAAGATTTAACTACTTGGATCTTGTTATCTATTATGATAGGAATAGAGTTTGGACTAGATTTACCTAAAATTGCAATAGAATTAAGATTCCTGTCTAAAATATTTTTGAGAATGATCAAAACTATTATAGCTCCGATTTTATTTTCAACTTTAGTAGTTGGAATAGCTAGTCATTCTAATATCAAACAATTAGGTAATATGGGCTGGAAATCCCTCTTGTATTTTGAGATAGTAACCACTTTAGCTTTATTTATTGGTCTGATAGCTATTAATGTATCTCAAGCTGGAGTAGGCATCACTATACCTTCAAGTATCGATGAACAACAATTACCAAAAGTAGAAAGTAAAACGTGGCAAGATACCGTTCTTCATGTTTTTCCAGAGAATTTCATTAAATCTATATATCATGGAGAAGTATTACCTATTGTTGTCTTTTCTGTTTTATTTGGTATATCTATGGTTTTTTTAAGTGAAAAAAAACGTAGTCCTATATTATTATTTGCAGAAAGTCTTTCAGAAATCATGTTTAAATTTACCAAAATAATCATGTATTTTGCTCCTATAGGAGTAGGATCTGCTATAGCTTATACGGTAGGACATATGGGTTTAGATATTTTATATAATCTTTTTCAATTATTATTTACTCTTTACATTGCTTTGCTTTTATTTTTGATGATTGTTTTATTCCCCATCCTTTTATGGATTAAAATACCTTTAAGAGGATTTGTAAAAGCATTAACAGAACCAGTTTCATTAGCTTTTGCTACAACAAGTTCAGAATCAGCTTTACCTCTTCTTATGGAAAATTTAGAAAAATTAGGAGTTCCTAGAAAAATTGTTTCTTTTGTAATTCCTACAGGTTATAGTTTTAATTTAGATGGAACGACTCTGTATTTATCTTTAGCTACCGTTTTTGTTGCACAAGCATCTGGAATTCCCTTAAGTTTTAGCCAACAAATATTTATAGGTTTAACTTTAATTTTAACCAGTAAAGGTGTAGCTGGTGTACCTAGAGCCTCTTTAGTTATCCTTTTAGCTACAGTAACGTCTTTTGGGTTACCTACTTGGCCTATATTGGCTATTATAGGAATAGATGAATTGATGGATATGGCTCGGACAACTGTAAATGTTATCGGAAATGGTTTAGCTAGTTGTGTTATTGCTCGTTCTGAAGGAGAATTTAATGATAATAAAATGTTAGATTATATAAAAAAAAATAATAACGTGAATTAA
- the gyrB gene encoding DNA topoisomerase (ATP-hydrolyzing) subunit B: protein MSKNTSNYTADSIQSLEGIEHIRMRPSMYIGDVGMKGLHHLVNEVIDNSVDESLAGFCNKIWVTIHNNGFITIVDNGRGIPVGIHKKEGISALEVVMTKIGAGGKFDKNSYKVSGGLHGVGISCVNALSKKLIVTIYRNGEIYQQEYFKGKSINNVKCLGKTNMRGTKIHYIADNSIFSSISYSYEILSSRLRELSFLNKGLHLFLQDERIHKKEVFYSKNGIKEFLFLLDKNEEVLTKNIISITGEKENTVLEISMQYNTSFKEKIYSYVNNINTQEGGTHISGFRRALTRTLKKYAEEYGPLSKEKVDLTGEDFREGLTAIISVKVMEPQFEGQTKTKLSNQEVGGVVEKIVGEILSTYLEEHPIDRKKIIDKVILSAKARKAAKKAREFIQKKNTLYNSVLPGKLADCSLNDPETCEIYLVEGDSAGGTAKQGRDRNFQAILPLRGKILNVEKSISYKIFENEEIRNIFTSLGVTFSNEKNQKDLNIERLRYNKIIIMTDADIDGSHISTLILTLFFRYLKPLIEKGHIYIATPPLYLIRKGKNFQYAWNDKERETILHKFGGRKHVNVQRYKGLGEMNADQLWETTMNPEKRTLRKIHIEDHSDADKIFSILMGDEVPPRRNFIEKNAIYAKLDV from the coding sequence ATGAGTAAAAATACGAGTAATTATACAGCAGATAGTATTCAATCTCTTGAAGGGATTGAACATATAAGGATGAGACCTTCTATGTATATTGGAGACGTAGGAATGAAAGGTTTACATCATCTTGTAAATGAAGTTATAGATAATTCTGTAGATGAATCTTTAGCGGGTTTTTGTAATAAAATATGGGTTACGATCCATAATAATGGATTTATAACCATTGTTGATAACGGACGTGGAATTCCTGTAGGAATTCATAAAAAAGAAGGAATATCTGCTCTTGAAGTTGTTATGACTAAAATTGGAGCTGGAGGTAAGTTTGATAAAAATTCCTATAAAGTATCTGGAGGTTTACATGGGGTAGGTATTTCTTGTGTAAACGCATTATCAAAAAAACTTATAGTAACTATATATCGTAATGGTGAAATTTACCAACAAGAATATTTTAAAGGAAAATCTATTAATAATGTAAAATGTTTAGGAAAAACAAATATGAGAGGAACGAAAATACATTATATAGCTGATAATTCTATTTTTAGTTCTATATCATATAGTTATGAAATATTATCTAGTCGTTTAAGAGAATTGTCTTTTCTAAATAAAGGACTCCATCTCTTTTTACAAGACGAAAGAATCCATAAAAAAGAAGTTTTTTACTCTAAAAATGGAATAAAAGAATTTCTTTTTCTTTTAGATAAAAATGAAGAAGTTTTAACTAAAAATATTATTTCTATTACAGGTGAAAAAGAAAATACCGTTTTGGAAATTTCCATGCAATACAATACTTCTTTTAAAGAAAAAATTTATTCTTATGTGAATAATATAAATACTCAAGAGGGAGGAACTCATATTTCTGGTTTTAGAAGAGCCTTAACAAGAACTTTAAAAAAATATGCGGAAGAATATGGTCCATTATCCAAAGAAAAAGTAGATTTAACTGGAGAAGACTTTAGGGAAGGCCTTACAGCTATTATATCTGTAAAGGTTATGGAACCTCAGTTTGAAGGACAAACTAAAACAAAATTAAGTAATCAAGAAGTGGGTGGTGTTGTAGAAAAAATAGTGGGTGAAATTTTATCCACTTATCTAGAAGAACATCCTATTGATAGAAAAAAAATAATCGATAAAGTCATTTTATCTGCAAAAGCACGTAAAGCAGCTAAGAAAGCTCGTGAATTTATACAAAAAAAAAATACACTGTATAATAGTGTTTTGCCTGGTAAATTAGCAGATTGTTCTTTAAATGATCCAGAAACTTGTGAAATTTATTTAGTAGAAGGAGATTCTGCAGGAGGAACAGCTAAACAAGGAAGAGATAGAAATTTTCAAGCAATTTTACCATTGAGAGGTAAAATTTTAAATGTTGAAAAATCTATTTCATATAAAATATTTGAAAATGAAGAAATAAGAAATATATTTACTTCTTTAGGGGTTACTTTTTCTAATGAAAAAAATCAAAAAGATTTAAATATAGAAAGACTAAGATATAATAAAATCATTATTATGACAGATGCGGATATAGATGGAAGTCATATTTCTACTTTAATTTTAACTTTGTTTTTCCGTTATTTGAAACCATTAATAGAAAAAGGACATATCTATATAGCGACTCCTCCTCTTTATTTAATACGAAAAGGAAAGAATTTTCAATATGCTTGGAATGATAAGGAAAGAGAAACAATTTTACATAAATTTGGAGGTAGAAAACATGTAAATGTTCAACGTTATAAGGGTTTAGGAGAAATGAATGCAGATCAACTTTGGGAAACAACCATGAATCCCGAAAAAAGAACTTTACGAAAGATTCATATAGAGGATCATTCGGATGCTGATAAAATATTTTCCATTCTTATGGGAGATGAAGTTCCACCACGTAGAAATTTTATAGAAAAAAATGCTATCTATGCGAAATTAGATGTTTAG
- the rpsP gene encoding 30S ribosomal protein S16, which produces MNKAIFRSKKSLSILNFFCIILHSYRKKSIMSVKIRLKRIGKKHKPIYHIIVADSRSPRDGKFLEKLGTYNPHYDPPLIRLKIQESVSWLMNGAQPTDTVKSIFSKKGVLLKKHLLEGVKKKVLSDEEALQKFHSWLKKKKE; this is translated from the coding sequence ATGAATAAAGCTATTTTTAGATCAAAAAAATCTCTTTCTATCCTTAATTTTTTTTGTATTATATTACACAGCTATAGAAAAAAATCAATAATGTCTGTTAAAATACGTTTAAAAAGAATTGGAAAAAAACATAAGCCTATTTATCACATCATTGTAGCAGATTCTCGTTCTCCAAGAGATGGTAAATTCCTTGAAAAGCTAGGAACCTATAATCCTCATTATGATCCTCCTTTAATCAGATTAAAAATCCAGGAATCTGTATCATGGTTGATGAATGGAGCACAACCTACGGATACAGTAAAATCTATTTTTTCCAAAAAAGGAGTTTTATTAAAAAAACATTTATTAGAAGGTGTTAAAAAAAAAGTTTTAAGTGATGAAGAGGCTCTTCAAAAATTTCATTCTTGGTTAAAAAAGAAAAAAGAATAA
- the rsmG gene encoding 16S rRNA (guanine(527)-N(7))-methyltransferase RsmG, whose product MELIKKYFPDLLEKQIDQLSSLKNIYSYWNTYVNLISKKTFCHFYQRHILFCLGIAKVYSFFPGSTVMDLGTGGGFPGIPLSIVFPNTEFILVDSILKKIKIVDKIINSLRLKNAKAICIRAEKIENKFDFVVSRAVAKIYKIHQWIKNKYRCKSISTGAFYLKGGNLTKELNRFPNAVEYPLINYFREPFFIEKKVIWISNI is encoded by the coding sequence ATGGAATTGATTAAAAAATATTTTCCAGATCTATTGGAGAAACAAATCGATCAACTATCATCTTTAAAAAATATTTATTCATATTGGAATACATATGTGAATCTTATTTCTAAAAAAACATTTTGTCACTTTTATCAAAGACATATTCTTTTTTGTTTAGGAATTGCAAAAGTTTATTCTTTTTTTCCTGGATCAACGGTTATGGACTTAGGAACGGGTGGAGGGTTTCCAGGAATTCCATTATCCATTGTTTTTCCTAATACGGAATTTATATTAGTTGATTCTATTCTTAAAAAAATTAAAATAGTAGATAAAATTATAAATTCTCTCCGTTTAAAAAATGCAAAAGCTATTTGTATACGTGCAGAAAAAATAGAAAATAAATTTGATTTTGTTGTTAGTAGAGCTGTAGCAAAAATATATAAAATTCATCAATGGATAAAAAATAAATATAGATGCAAATCTATTAGTACTGGAGCTTTCTATCTAAAAGGAGGAAATCTAACCAAAGAATTAAATAGATTTCCTAATGCAGTAGAATATCCTCTAATTAATTATTTTAGAGAACCGTTTTTTATAGAAAAAAAAGTTATTTGGATTTCCAATATTTAA